In a single window of the Zea mays cultivar B73 chromosome 5, Zm-B73-REFERENCE-NAM-5.0, whole genome shotgun sequence genome:
- the LOC100281141 gene encoding beta-amylase, translating to MACNLAQCATAAAATVAPRTPRPAASASVSFSARKPAGGSLRLQRQACCEPSVAPSRAVFACRAAASGSAADLASGGRRSSGVPVFVMMPLDTVKECGTALHRRKAVQASLSALKSAGVEGVMVDVWWGIAERDGPGRYNFAGYAELMEMARKAGLKVQAVMSFHQCGGNVGDSVSIPLPRWAAEEMERDQDLCYTDQWGRRNYEYVSLGCDAMPVLKGRTPVECYTDFMRAFRDHFADYLGNTIVEIQVGMGPAGELRYPSYPESNGTWKFPGIGAFQCNDRYMRSRLKAAAEAAGKPEWGHGGPTDAGGYNNWPEDTVFFRGDNGGWSTEYGDFFLSWYSQMLLEHGDRILSGATSVFGAAPVEVSVKVAGIHWHYGSRSHAPELTAGYYNTRRHDGYLTIARLLARHGAVLNFTCVEMRDHEQPQEARCMPEALVRQVGAAARAAGVGLAGENALPRYDGTAHDQVVTTAAERAAEDRMVAFTYLRMGPDLFHPDNWRRFAAFVRRMNGAGSCREAAEREAHGVAQATGSLVHEAAVALRS from the exons ATGGCCTGCAACCTGGCTCAGTGCGCCACCGCCGCCGCGGCGACCGTCGCGCCCCGCACCCCTCGCCCTGCTGCGTCCGCGTCCGTCTCCTTCTCCGCGAGGAAGCCGGCGGGCGGCAGCCTGCGGCTGCAGCGGCAGGCGTGCTGCGAGCCGTCGGTGGCGCCGTCGCGGGCGGTGTTCGCCTGCCGGGCCGCGGCGTCGGGGAGCGCGGCCGACCTGGCCTCCGGGGGCAGGAGGTCGTCCGGCGTGCCGGTGTTCGTCATGATGCCGCTGGACACCGTCAAGGAGTGCGGCACCGCGCTGCACCGCCGCAAGGCGGTGCAGGCCAGCCTCTCCGCGCTCAAGAGCGCGGGCGTCGAGGGCGTCATGGTGGACGTGTGGTGGGGCATCGCCGAGCGCGACGGCCCGGGCCGGTACAACTTCGCGGGCTACGCGGAGCTCATGGAGATGGCGCGCAAGGCCGGGCTCAAGGTCCAGGCCGTCATGTCCTTCCACCAGTGCGGCGGCAACGTCGGCGACTCCGTCAGCATCCCGCTGCCGCGGTGGGCCGCGGAGGAGATGGAGAGGGACCAGGACCTCTGCTACACCGACCAGTGGGGCCGCCGCAACTACGAGTACGTCTCGCTCGGCTGCGACGCCATGCCCGTCCTCAAGGGACGCACGCCCGTCGAGTGCTACACCGACTTCATGCGCGCGTTCCGCGACCACTTCGCCGACTACCTCGGCAACACCATCGTG GAAATCCAAGTCGGCATGGGCCCCGCCGGCGAGCTGCGCTACCCGTCCTACCCGGAGAGCAACGGCACCTGGAAGTTCCCAGGCATCGGCGCCTTCCAGTGCAACGACAGG TACATGCGTAGCCGCCTGAAGGCGGCAGCGGAGGCGGCCGGCAAGCCTGAGTGGGGCCACGGTGGGCCGACCGACGCTGGCGGCTACAACAACTGGCCTGAGGACACCGTCTTCTTCCGCGGCGACAACGGTGGGTGGAGCACCGAGTACGGCGACTTCTTCCTGTCGTGGTACTCGCAGATGCTGCTGGAGCACGGCGACCGCATCCTGTCGGGCGCCACGTCCGTGTTCGGCGCCGCGCCCGTGGAGGTCTCCGTGAAGGTGGCCGGCATCCACTGGCATTACGGCAGCCGGTCCCACGCCCCCGAGCTCACCGCGGGCTACTACAACACGCGGCGCCACGACGGGTACCTCACCATCGCGCGCCTCCTGGCGCGCCACGGCGCCGTGCTCAACTTCACCTGCGTGGAGATGCGGGACCACGAGCAGCCGCAGGAGGCGCGGTGCATGCCGGAGGCGCTGGTCCGGCAGGTGGGCGCCGCGGCGCGCGCCGCCGGGGTGGGCCTCGCGGGCGAGAACGCGCTGCCGCGGTACGACGGCACGGCGCACGACCAGGTGGTCACCACGGCCGCCGAGCGCGCCGCCGAGGACCGGATGGTGGCCTTCACGTACCTGCGCATGGGGCCCGACCTCTTCCACCCGGACAACTGGCGGCGCTTCGCCGCCTTCGTGCGCCGCATGAACGGCGCCGGGTCGTGCCGGGAGGCCGCGGAGCGGGAGGCGCACGGCGTCGCGCAGGCCACCGGGTCGCTGGTGCACGAGGCCGCCGTCGCGCTGCGGAGCTGA